Sequence from the Seonamhaeicola sp. ML3 genome:
GCGTTACTCATTGATAACACAGGTGCTTTCAGGGATAAAGAAGCTTTGAGTAGGCATTTAAAAGCTAAAGGCGTAAACAAGGTATTACTTACTGCCCCAGGTAAAGAAATCCCAAATATAGTTTATGGCGTTAACCACAAAGATTATGATCCAAAGAAAGTGGACATCTTTTCAGCAGCCTCTTGTACCACCAACGCCATTACAACAGTTTTAAAAGCTATAGAAGATTCTTTCGGAATTAAAAGTGGCCATTTAGAGACCATTCATGCCTACACAAACGACCAGAATTTAGTGGATAATATGCATAAAAAATACAGGCGCGGTCGTGCTGCAGCATTAAATATGGTTATTACTGAAACTGGAGCAGGGAAAGCTGTTGCTAAAGCACTACCTAGTTTAGAGGGCAAATTAACTTCTAATGCCATTAGAGTTCCTGTACCCAATGGCTCTTTGGCGATATTAAACCTAGAACTTGAAAATAAAACAAGCGTTGACGGCATAAACACTATTTTAAAGAAATATGCTTTGGAAGGTGATTTGGTAGAACAAATAAAATATGAAATTAGCGATGAATTGGTGTCTAGTGATATCGTTGGTAGTTCTGCGCCCTCAATTTATGATAGTAAAGCTACTATAGTGCGTCCTGATGGAAAAAACGCCATTTTATACATTTGGTACGACAATGAATATGGTTATAGCAACCAAGTTATCAGATTGGCAAAATATATTGCTCAAGTGCGTCGTTATACCTATTATTAAAAAAAGTGCATCCAAAATCCAGACTCTTTCGTATATAGTTCTAGTGAAAAAAATCCTTTTGCTCCTTGTGAATATGAACATACTCAAAACCTGATTTTAACTTTCAAAATCAAAATGTTTTGTTTTTGCGGAATGTGAAATAAAAGGATTTCTTTTAAAACACGCCTTATAAATATAAATTTATAACTTAGTGCCGACCAAATACAACCCAAAAAAACCAAAAGCAATGAATCCCTTAAAGCAATCTACCTCTATTTTTCTCTTTTTCTTAATTTCCTTTTCTTACTTAAATGCACAAGATAACATTCAATCTCAAAGCATTAACGACGGTTCGATAAATGATAAATTTGAATTCGTACTAAGAAAATCTGGGAATTTTAAAGGTACCAACGGACAGGCTTACGAAGCTGTAAAACGTAGTATGTTTTTAAGCTTACAGCAACACACAAAAGACTCTATTAACACTCTAAAAAGTAAATTGTCTAATGCGAATTCTACAATTTCTAATCAAACTCAAGAAATATCTGAGCTAAAATCGAAACTCACAAATACCCAAAGTAGTTTAGACAAAACTAACCTTGAAAAAGACAGTATGGCGCTTTTTGGAATACAAATGAGTAAAGGTGGTTATAATTCACTTATGTGGATAATTATTGCTGGCTTGTTGGCGCTTTTAATTCTATTTATTTATAAATTCAAAAACAGTAATGCAGTAACCAAACAGGCTAAACAAAACCTTGCCGAAATAGAGGAAGAATTCGATGAGCACAGAAGAGTAGCTTTAGAACGCGAGCAAAAAGTAAGACGCCAATTACAAGATGAGATTAATAAACAAAAAGGAGCTCAATAATCCTTTTCAGGGTTTTATAAAAAACACAAAAGCTGCAATTAAAAATTGCAGCTTTTGTGTTTACTAAAATCAAATACTAATATTAATCGACAGATTTAACAAACT
This genomic interval carries:
- a CDS encoding glyceraldehyde-3-phosphate dehydrogenase, whose product is MNFNKTYEKELAFQADRRRATVEFIKIISDLWYDKSIELVLFRNQLIDRNVSQILNLHDYAGKFVQKPISIFDSVEIAGAIKALDIPPAKLDIGKLTYEFHSNDNKHANATAFVARKLKGADKGNGIKPKDVILYGFGRIGRLVARELMVRTGKGNQLRLRAIVTRGVIDETVLKKRASLLSNDSVHGDFPGTVSVDLKNSALIINGTTVKIISANAPEDIDYTQFDIKNALLIDNTGAFRDKEALSRHLKAKGVNKVLLTAPGKEIPNIVYGVNHKDYDPKKVDIFSAASCTTNAITTVLKAIEDSFGIKSGHLETIHAYTNDQNLVDNMHKKYRRGRAAALNMVITETGAGKAVAKALPSLEGKLTSNAIRVPVPNGSLAILNLELENKTSVDGINTILKKYALEGDLVEQIKYEISDELVSSDIVGSSAPSIYDSKATIVRPDGKNAILYIWYDNEYGYSNQVIRLAKYIAQVRRYTYY
- a CDS encoding tRNA (guanine-N1)-methyltransferase; translation: MNPLKQSTSIFLFFLISFSYLNAQDNIQSQSINDGSINDKFEFVLRKSGNFKGTNGQAYEAVKRSMFLSLQQHTKDSINTLKSKLSNANSTISNQTQEISELKSKLTNTQSSLDKTNLEKDSMALFGIQMSKGGYNSLMWIIIAGLLALLILFIYKFKNSNAVTKQAKQNLAEIEEEFDEHRRVALEREQKVRRQLQDEINKQKGAQ